One window from the genome of Brachionichthys hirsutus isolate HB-005 chromosome 19, CSIRO-AGI_Bhir_v1, whole genome shotgun sequence encodes:
- the nsmfa gene encoding NMDA receptor synaptonuclear signaling and neuronal migration factor, protein MGTAVSKRSLRNDALSSVAAKVRAARAFGEYLSHTHPENRNGSAHLLCETLVAPDPESPTDTLSVNNSNHLQNSSNNTRAREDNRESSLVKTPLAAPPSIAVSAKPSQLSLERSFSVEEDQQKCVECTLQPARVYTITTQRGMLMSSGGGSKESLELHVLKEKSGGRGVGARGGLIHPSASPSSASSSPTQYHLASSGRGTSHHHGNHHHSNHHHGNHHSVSGTNAPCSSGGSSGASGSSSSSSQQPLAITGPHTRQAAHPSQHHGLPQPPLQTSVSAHNIRGWGEGGKGEAECSGLACDSCSGAPSRSQGSLDLESASREPGKQHRRLERMWSVDRVTGLEREDTNWFPKENMFSFQTATTTMQANFRKHLRMVGSRRIKAQTFAERRSKSFSRSWSDPTPVENDSANEPKDSGDLQASCGTMDEGAIEDGLDWEEEREMERLACEGEDFVPPKIMLISSKVPKAEYVPTIIRRDDPSIIPILYDHEHATFDDILEEIEKKLTAYRRGSKFWRMLIFCQGGPGHLYLLKNKVATFAKVEKEEDMSQFWRRLSRFMSKINPEPNLIHIMGCYVLGNPNGEKLFQKLKNLMRPYSVEFESPLELSAQGKEMIEIYFDFRLYRLWKTRQHSKLLDYEDFL, encoded by the exons ATGGGAACCGCCGTGTCCAAAAGGAGTCTGAGAAACGATGCGTTATCTTCCGTGGCGGCAAAAGTTAG AGCAGCGCGAGCATTTGGAGAGTACCTGTCCCATACACATCCTGAAAACCGAAACGGATCAG CTCATCTTCTGTGTGAAACTCTGGTTGCTCCTGACCCGGAGTCGCCAACTGACACCCTTAGTGTCAATAACAGCAACCACCTGCAAAACTCCTCCAACAACACCCGGGCCCGTGAGGACAACCGAGAGTCCAGCCTTGTGAAGACGCCGCTCGCAGCTCCGCCTTCCATCGCTGTCTCTGCCAAGCCGTCGCAGCTGTCCCTGGAGCGCAGTTTCTCAGTGGAGGAAGACCAGCAGAAGTGTGTGGAGTGCACCCTGCAGCCGGCCCGCGTGTACACCATCACCACCCAGCGAGGTATGCTGATGAGTAGCGGCGGAGGCAGCAAGGAGAGCCTGGAGCTGCACGTTCTTAAGGAGAAGTCGGGGGGTCGTGGGGTGGGAGCCAGAGGTGGCTTGATCCATCCCTCCGCTTCCCCATCCTCCGCGTCCTCATCGCCGACCCAGTACCACCTCGCCAGCAGCGGCCGCGGCACCAGCCATCATCACGGCAATCATCATCACAGCAATCATCACCATGGGAACCACCACAGCGTCTCGGGCACAAATGCGCCCTGCAGCAGCGGAGGAAGTAGCGGGGCAAGcggaagcagcagcagtagcagccaGCAGCCTTTAGCCATCACCGGACCCCACACCCGCCAAGCAGCACACCCCAGCCAGCACCACGGGCTGCCCCAACCCCCGCTGCAGACCTCCGTCAGTGCCCACAATATCCGTGGATGGGGCGAGGGTGGAAAGGGGGAGGCGGAGTGCAGTGGACTGGCCTGTGACTCGTGCAGCGGCGCCCCCTCACGGAGTCAGGGCTCCCTGGATCTGGAGAGCGCATCCCGAGAGCCAGGCAAGCAGCACCGACGCCTAGAGCGGATGTGGAGTGTGGACCGGGTGACTGGGCTGGAGAGAG AGGACACTAACTGGTTTCCCAAGGAGAATATGTTCAGCTTTCAAACTGCCACAACAACCATGCAGGC GAACTTCCGGAAGCATCTTCGAATGGTGGGCAGCAGAAGGATTAAAGCTCAGA CGTTTGCCGAGCGTAGATCGAAGAGTTTCAGCCGCTCCTGGAGTGACCCCACCCCGGTCGAGAATGACTCTGCTAATGAACCCAAAGACA GCGGCGACCTGCAGGCTTCCTGCGGTACAATGGACGAAGGAGCCATCGAAGATGGTTTGgactgggaggaggagagagagatggagaggttgGCCTGTGAAGGAGAAGACTTTGTACCTCCCAAAATTATG TTGATCTCTTCTAAGGTCCCCAAGGCGGAGTACGTTCCCACTATAATCCGAAGGgatgatccatccatcattccCATACTCTAT GACCACGAACATGCGACGTTTGACGATATTCTGG AGGAAATAGAGAAGAAGCTCACGGCTTACAGGAGAGGAAGCAAGTTCTGGAGGATGCTCATCTTCTGTCAG ggCGGTCCTGGTCACCTGTATTTATTGAAGAATAAAGTGGCAACCTTTGCTAAGgtagagaaggaggaggacatgAGTCA ATTCTGGAGGAGGCTCAGTCGCTTCATGAGTAAAATCAACCCAGAGCCCAACCTCATCCACATAATGGGATGCTACGTCCTGGGAAACCCCAACGGAGAGAAG CTGTTCCAGAAACTGAAGAATCTGATGAGGCCTTATTCTGTTGAGTTTGAGTCACCGCTGGAGCTCTCTGCACAGG GCAAAGAGATGATCGAGATATATTTCGACTTCCGCCTTTACCGGCTCTGGAAGACACGGCAGCATTCCAAGCTGTTGGACTATGAGGATTTCTTGTGA